One part of the Pyrinomonadaceae bacterium genome encodes these proteins:
- a CDS encoding HAD hydrolase family protein: MELETRNSKLETEDLARRAKRLKLLLMDCDGVLTDGRIWLTADGEEQKAFHVRDGQGIVLLHRAGVRTGIISGRASAATERRAGELNMSFLHQGVDDKVRVLEEVLREAGVSPGECGYIGDDVGDIEVMTRVGLAVAVADAADEAKQIAHFVTTAAGGKGAVREVCEMIVAAQKHESKMSA; encoded by the coding sequence TTGGAACTCGAAACTCGAAACTCAAAACTCGAAACTGAGGACTTGGCTCGTCGTGCCAAGCGCCTCAAGTTACTCTTGATGGACTGTGACGGAGTGTTGACCGACGGCCGAATTTGGCTAACGGCGGATGGTGAAGAGCAGAAGGCCTTTCACGTTCGTGACGGGCAGGGAATTGTCCTCCTTCATCGCGCGGGAGTCCGCACAGGAATTATCTCAGGTCGCGCCTCAGCAGCCACGGAAAGGCGCGCGGGCGAACTCAACATGAGCTTTCTGCACCAGGGCGTTGACGACAAAGTCCGAGTGCTTGAAGAAGTGCTGCGGGAAGCCGGGGTTTCACCCGGGGAATGCGGCTACATCGGCGATGACGTGGGAGATATCGAAGTCATGACGCGAGTTGGTCTGGCCGTGGCGGTCGCCGACGCGGCTGACGAAGCCAAACAGATCGCGCATTTCGTCACAACGGCCGCGGGTGGAAAAGGCGCCGTCCGCGAAGTGTGCGAGATGATCGTGGCGGCCCAGAAACACGAATCCAAAATGTCAGCTTAG